The window GCAAAACGAAAAATTATTATTATTGGTGGCGGTGCAGCAGGGTTAATGGCGGCAGGTCAGGCCGCCCAACGCGGCGCTGAAGTTCTTGTGTTGGAAAAGATGAATGCGGTGGGGCGAAAAATTTTTATTAGCGGTAAAGGGCGATG is drawn from Chloroflexota bacterium and contains these coding sequences:
- a CDS encoding FAD-binding protein, with the translated sequence MAKRKIIIIGGGAAGLMAAGQAAQRGAEVLVLEKMNAVGRKIFISGKGRCNITNVASVREFLDHFGPTGKFLRQAFHRYFSDDVLALLHAHG